The sequence TGCAGTCGATCCGGCTCGTCGACCTGCCTCGCCTGGCCGCGCATCGCCGTCGCCCGGGCGACGATCACGCCGGCGAAGAGGCGACGGATGCCGAGCCCGCCGTGGCCGACGAGTCACCGGCTCGCCGCGTGTCTGGCATCGACCTGAGCGAGCTCGACTCCTGACTCTGTCGCCGGCAGCGACTACGCTCGCGGCGTGGGCACTGACGCCGGCTCGGAGCACTCGATGACCTTTCCGCCCGAGCATCCGCTCGTGCAGCGGGTGCGTGGGCTGTGCGCGCCGTACCCCGAGCTGGCCGAGGTGATCTCGCACGGTCGCTGCACCTTCCGCGCCGGCAAGCGCCAGTTCGCGATCGTGGGCGCGGCGCACGATGACCGCGGTGCTGTGCTTTTCATCCCCGACGAGCTCGAGCGCCCGGCGTTGCTCCCGCGCGACGACGTCTTCGTCCCTCCATACGAGGGCGCGTACGGCTGGCTCGCACTGCGTGCGGAAGCGGACTCCGGCGACTGGGACCTGCTCGCCGAGCTGCTCGACACCTCGTATCGCCGGGTCGCCCTGCAGCGCCAGTTGCGCGCACTCGACGCAGGCGAAAGCGACTCCGCTGCCGATTCGCGCCGCGGCCGGGCGTGAGGTATTCTGGACGACGTTGTGCGCGCGAGCGAGCAACATGCGCCCGTAGCTCAATGGATAGAGCATCTGACTACGGATCAGAAGGTTAGGGGTTCGAGTCCCTTCGGGCGCGCACTGTGTTGAGACAGTACTGATCGAAAACCCGCGGATCTCCGCGGGTTTTCGTGTCTCCGGGGCGGCTCGCATCCTTCTGATTCCGCGGTGGTGCACTCTGACCACAGCGGAGACCGCCATGGCCACAACCCAGCGGCGAAGCTTCACGCGCTCGCCCTAATTCGGTCCTGCCCCTTAGTCGATCCGCCATCGCGCGCAGCGGACGGCGCGGAGCTGCGATCACGGGTGATTTGCGCGCGGATGACGACCGCCATCCGTTCGCGAGGCAGTTCGAATATGCTCGCGCTCGTGACGCCAAAGACTGCGAGTGATGTCAACGCCGAACTCGAGGCCCGCTATCGAGACGACCCCGCGTACCGGGCCGCCGTCGATGCGCGTGAAGCATCAGTCCGCGCCCGTGCCGAGCAAAGACAGCGAAACCTAGCTCCGTTCACGCAGGCGCTGGAACAAGCAGGTGTATCCGAGACATCAGATCGCGGCACGGGGCGGCGTCACGCCGACCCACGAATATTCGAGATCGCATTCAAACACCTAGATAGGTCTGGTTACGACGACGAGACTCGGGCAACGATTGCTAGAAGCTTCGAGACTCGTGGGGCCGCGCCCCACTGGGATCGTCTGGAAGCGCTGTATCTGGCCGCGGACGGTCCGCAGGAGCGTGAGGCGCTGGCGGCTGCACTCTCAACGTGCGCCAAAGCAGCCAATGTCGGCCAGATGAAACGGATTTGTCCGAACGCCGGAGCTGGGAAGCAGCCGGATACTTTTCCTCCGGCCCATTAATCGACTGGACCGCCAAGGCGGGCGGGAATTCGTCCTCGCGATGATTGGCGATCCCGATCTGGGGGTGGAGGCCGACCGCATCCGTCGGCGCGTGTCCCGGAACGCCTGAAGTCGATCCATGCCGGTCTCGTAGAGCGCTCAGATTGCGAGCAGGCGGGTCAAAAGTTGGTCGCGCTCTTCGTCCGTAACCCAGCGGAAATCTACCTCGACCTCGGTCCCAGCCCCGGCCTCCTGCGCAGCCAGAGGATCAAGCTGGGATAACAGGGCGGTGTACTTGCCAGCGCCCAAGTTCGCGAATGCTTCCTCCGGGCCGACGTTGTCGCCGGCGTAGGACGACATGCCGCCGTCGGGCGCGATGAACCATTCCTGTGTTTCTACCCACGCGTCCTGCACCTTTGACAGGCGCCACGACCGATTCGCGTTCCACTCCACGCCACTGCGCGATGCCCGAAAGTACACGTAACCGACGATGCGACCCGAGATCGAAAGTTCGCCGAGCTGCATGTCCCAGCGGTGAGGTTGTGACAGGCCGCGGCTGCGCATGAACCGACCTTATCGGCGCGCGCAAGCCCGGCCTGTCCGCTTCGTCCGCACAGCGACCGGTCGACGGGCGCGTGCGCGGTACGCAGTAGGAGGCTCGAGCTACGAGTTCGTTGCTTCCGGTGAGTGGCGTGATCTTGCACGCTGCGTCCGCAGGGCCTGCTCGTACTGGTTCAGATGCGCCGAGCGAATGTCAGCGGAGGAGAACGTCTGTTGCTTGAGATACAGGGCCTTGCAAAGAGCGAGAACTTCGTCCTCGGGAGCGGCTCCCTGCGCGTAAGCATCCTGGCATAGTGCGTGGAAAAAATGAGTGAGAACCCACGTCGCTTCGGCATGTTCCACAAGTGCAGTAGCCTTACCTGCCCAACGAGGCGACCGAAGAAGAAAAAGCAGCAGAAGTGCAGCCGTCAGCCGTTCGTTGGTTCTACTGAGTTCACCGCTTTCCAAGGCCGTATCGAGTATTGATGCGAGCTTTGGTGAGGAGAGCGTCATCTCGATGCCTCCGATCGCAACGCCCGCTGGGATCGATCGACTCAGAAATTCGGTCAGCTTGTCTCCGCCTGATTCCGGATCATCGCCAGCTTCGTCGAGGTGTCGCGTCACTGCGCTTCTAAGGTCAGCCAACGATGCATCAGCGCTAAGCACGGTGACGAAACGCCCCCACAGCTCGAGCGTGTCGACGAGGATTCTGCGCTTGAGCTCGAGGTTCTCGACCTGATCTAGGTCACGCAACACGCTGGACACGAGAGACAGAGTCCTGTGGAGCCGTGCGGTTGTTGCCATATCCGCTTTGACTAGACCGAACCCTCCTGCCGAGTTGCTTTCGGGGAACTCGATCTCTTCTGAGTCTGAATCGCTCGGCGGTTCTGCTGAGGAGCCAACGACAATCGATGGCGGCATTTCGTCGATGGTGATTAGCGGCACCGGTTCGTATGGCGAACCCGGGCCAACATTGTCCGCGAGCTCTTCGTCGATTAGGAGCGGGAGGCGTTCGAGCATGTCCTCGTCCGCCCTTGATAGTGCCGCTAGCTTGATCGCGACAGGTTGGTAGTAGAACAGGTCGGCGACGACCAGATCCCGGAACTCCTTGTCTACGAGGGCTCTTTTCGCTGCGAAGAGCGTGAAGTACGTGTATCGGGCGAACTCAACCGAGTCTCCATGCCGGCGAAGGAGGCGCTGCTTGATGAAGAAGTTCAGGACAGCCGCGGCGCTTGCTTGCCAGCCAAACTTGCTGAGCGCGTCGTCGATCATGCGCAAAGCCTCCGACTCCCGAACGCTCGGTTTCTCGTCCCAGATCAGCGATTCGGCGAACTTGCCGAGTACCGCGGTTAGGTCGGTCTCCGTGAGGCCAGTTTCGTTGGCGTGAGGATCACCGATCCCGAGCAGCAGAGCTGTATAAGCGTCCAGGACACTTGTCAGGTTCCGGGTTTCAGCGGCTGTACCTCGCAGGGCGAGGTAAAGGAGCAATGACACGGTGAAGGGCGTCCGACGCAACCCCTCAGCTTCCAGAACTCGTACAGTGTGTTCGGCCAACCGCGCGCTCTCGGTGGGCGCGAGTTTCTGGGCGAGCGCGAGGATGTCAGATTTACGCATGCGGCCGAGAAAGAGCATTCTAGGGGTGACCCCGAGAGCGCGCAGTCGGCTAACTACTTCGTCCTCATCACCCTGCCTACATCCGATTATTTTGACGATGGCCTGCGAGTCAACGATGCCAGCGAGCACGCGGTCCGACAGGCGCGGTATCGAGGCGGTGACGTCGTCGATGGCTAACACGTGCGGCGGCAGAATCGTGGTTCGGTCGTGGACAAGACCGCAACTAGTCGCCGCGTTGATCACGGCGATCCCCAACGGATCGCGTTTCACCCGACAGTCTGTGAATCGGACGAAGATCGGTGCGGCGGATCCCAGCACTTCTGAAGACTGCGTCGCGAGCCACTTGATCGCGGTGGTCAGCCCGGATCCGTCATCGCCGACTACGACAAAGAAGTCGTGCGATTCCACTTCTGCGAGCCCATCCAGTCGCTCAACATCGGTACTGCGCCCCCGGCGAATCCGCTCCCGCACAAACGTTGCGTGAGGAACCGGCAAGAGAATCGGCGGGATGACGAGCTCTCGTCCAACGAGATCACCGCCGCCGGCGTCCACCAGAACCGACTCATTGGTAATCGACTCGCGGAGAAGGTCGCGCGCCTCCTGAACGACATCGCGCGCGAGCCCGACTTCGTTCGTCACCAGAGTCGCGCTTGCCGGTGCGTGCTCGGCGAGAAAGGTTGGAAGGTCGGCGTGCCTTGATCCGTATACGAGCGGGACGACATGGTCGTTCGCATGCTCGCGGGCCACCATCTCCTCTTCGTCTGCACGACAAAGGCGGTAGTGGAAGACGCTCGACTGAGGAAACGTGCGGCGATGCCAGTCGAGCAAGGTGGAGAAGTTGGGGTCGCTAAGTCCGCCTCCAAAGCCGACATAGACTACCGACTTCAGCGTGGCCATTGCCTGCTCAAGAGCTCGGGTCGACTCATGCGCTAGAAGCTTCGCGTAGTCGCCCTCGGTGAGGATCACAGAGTCGGGCCG comes from Microbacterium cremeum and encodes:
- a CDS encoding SIR2 family NAD-dependent protein deacylase, whose protein sequence is MKSFQQVVSQSDVIFIVGTGVSAATSGNAPTATWIGLVRSGIQRARKIDADLGQDWEELVEGLIRYGLKTGSVETVIKAAGMVSTALKQVGDVAFSDWLRDDIGGLAVRSSSVASALLSYPFPILTTNYDTLLEQAGGRQSKDWTDTVGFHEVVTRATDAIGHLHGVWNRPDSVILTEGDYAKLLAHESTRALEQAMATLKSVVYVGFGGGLSDPNFSTLLDWHRRTFPQSSVFHYRLCRADEEEMVAREHANDHVVPLVYGSRHADLPTFLAEHAPASATLVTNEVGLARDVVQEARDLLRESITNESVLVDAGGGDLVGRELVIPPILLPVPHATFVRERIRRGRSTDVERLDGLAEVESHDFFVVVGDDGSGLTTAIKWLATQSSEVLGSAAPIFVRFTDCRVKRDPLGIAVINAATSCGLVHDRTTILPPHVLAIDDVTASIPRLSDRVLAGIVDSQAIVKIIGCRQGDEDEVVSRLRALGVTPRMLFLGRMRKSDILALAQKLAPTESARLAEHTVRVLEAEGLRRTPFTVSLLLYLALRGTAAETRNLTSVLDAYTALLLGIGDPHANETGLTETDLTAVLGKFAESLIWDEKPSVRESEALRMIDDALSKFGWQASAAAVLNFFIKQRLLRRHGDSVEFARYTYFTLFAAKRALVDKEFRDLVVADLFYYQPVAIKLAALSRADEDMLERLPLLIDEELADNVGPGSPYEPVPLITIDEMPPSIVVGSSAEPPSDSDSEEIEFPESNSAGGFGLVKADMATTARLHRTLSLVSSVLRDLDQVENLELKRRILVDTLELWGRFVTVLSADASLADLRSAVTRHLDEAGDDPESGGDKLTEFLSRSIPAGVAIGGIEMTLSSPKLASILDTALESGELSRTNERLTAALLLLFLLRSPRWAGKATALVEHAEATWVLTHFFHALCQDAYAQGAAPEDEVLALCKALYLKQQTFSSADIRSAHLNQYEQALRTQRARSRHSPEATNS
- a CDS encoding MmcQ/YjbR family DNA-binding protein; this encodes MGTDAGSEHSMTFPPEHPLVQRVRGLCAPYPELAEVISHGRCTFRAGKRQFAIVGAAHDDRGAVLFIPDELERPALLPRDDVFVPPYEGAYGWLALRAEADSGDWDLLAELLDTSYRRVALQRQLRALDAGESDSAADSRRGRA